In Capillibacterium thermochitinicola, a genomic segment contains:
- a CDS encoding fibronectin type III domain-containing protein: MVLLTLGLFCHSGCLSKPYLPGQDLGTLSLRLQRAETSPDQKQFSVMAHYQPIKKVTVIISSKKTVITKTVDPYVEGDVITIGSIYPGSWQIEVKCYDADDQWSLYGVTTKTIQPGENAELLIIIRLAPGELSITMDVAPLLAAGYDASRGRLYVYEDPATDRATIFDLILEGKVLKNREPILLPPGTYNAQIYIPNKSNSFYESDYILFDIITGQIESYALTADASLVVAGLVDLPPATPENFEVRMANGQPLLGWDPVLDADLAGYNVYRTNRDGRFVLLAQVGNDTCVYHDREVKIADYAQSRLGYAVSSYDQGGNNSLWTPTLYWPFDEE; the protein is encoded by the coding sequence ATGGTCCTGCTCACTCTGGGCCTTTTCTGCCACAGCGGCTGTCTGTCCAAACCTTATCTGCCCGGCCAGGATCTGGGCACTCTCTCCCTCCGGCTGCAACGGGCGGAGACCTCCCCCGACCAAAAACAATTTTCCGTAATGGCCCATTATCAACCGATCAAAAAAGTTACAGTCATCATCAGCAGTAAAAAAACGGTCATTACAAAGACGGTCGATCCGTATGTCGAAGGTGATGTGATTACCATTGGTTCCATCTACCCGGGCTCCTGGCAGATTGAAGTGAAATGCTATGACGCGGATGACCAATGGTCCCTCTACGGGGTGACAACCAAGACGATTCAGCCGGGGGAAAACGCGGAACTTTTGATCATCATCCGGCTGGCCCCGGGAGAATTATCCATAACGATGGATGTCGCTCCGCTCTTGGCGGCCGGGTATGACGCCTCCCGTGGACGGCTGTACGTTTATGAAGATCCGGCAACCGACCGCGCCACCATCTTTGATTTGATTTTAGAAGGAAAAGTGCTGAAAAACCGGGAGCCAATCCTGTTGCCGCCGGGAACCTATAACGCCCAAATCTACATCCCGAACAAATCTAATTCTTTTTATGAAAGCGATTATATACTGTTTGACATTATAACGGGACAAATAGAAAGCTATGCTCTAACCGCCGATGCCAGTTTAGTCGTGGCCGGATTGGTTGATCTCCCGCCCGCGACGCCGGAAAACTTCGAAGTACGCATGGCAAACGGTCAGCCTCTGCTCGGCTGGGATCCGGTTCTCGACGCCGATCTGGCCGGTTATAATGTTTACCGGACCAACCGGGACGGCCGGTTTGTTCTTCTTGCCCAAGTCGGCAACGACACCTGTGTATACCATGATCGCGAGGTAAAAATCGCCGATTATGCGCAGAGCCGCCTTGGTTACGCCGTAAGCAGTTATGACCAAGGGGGAAACAACAGTCTTTGGACTCCCACTCTTTACTGGCCTTTTGACGAGGAATAA
- a CDS encoding N-acetylmuramoyl-L-alanine amidase family protein: MFKAKPFTILILVILFLVATGTVAVANKPLAGVKVVVDAGHGGWDPGAVGVNGLTEKQVNLQVAKALRNCLIEYGGADVIMTRTDDSYVSLAARVQKANASWADRFISIHHNGSVNPAHNGTSVYSAKTGSAASHDLRNKVQKRLLQMTGLRDLGANTANFYVLRNTRMPAILTEASFITNPKEEEKLRDPGYLWREAYYIYQGLVDHMGKQ; encoded by the coding sequence TTGTTTAAGGCTAAACCTTTCACCATTCTGATCCTCGTAATCCTGTTTCTGGTCGCCACCGGGACGGTTGCCGTCGCCAACAAGCCCCTCGCCGGGGTCAAGGTTGTTGTCGATGCCGGCCACGGTGGTTGGGACCCGGGTGCCGTCGGGGTGAACGGGTTAACCGAAAAACAGGTCAACTTGCAGGTGGCCAAAGCGCTTCGCAATTGTCTGATCGAGTACGGAGGAGCCGACGTCATCATGACCAGGACCGACGACTCCTATGTCTCGTTGGCGGCCCGGGTGCAGAAAGCCAATGCCAGTTGGGCGGATCGTTTCATCTCCATTCACCATAATGGATCGGTCAACCCCGCGCATAACGGCACCTCGGTCTATTCGGCCAAGACTGGCAGTGCGGCCAGCCATGATTTGCGGAATAAAGTGCAAAAACGTCTACTCCAAATGACCGGTCTCCGGGATCTGGGAGCCAACACCGCCAATTTTTATGTCTTACGAAACACAAGGATGCCGGCGATCCTCACCGAAGCCTCTTTCATTACCAATCCCAAAGAGGAAGAAAAACTACGGGATCCCGGCTACCTCTGGCGGGAAGCCTACTATATTTACCAGGGCCTGGTCGACCACATGGGGAAACAATGA